Proteins co-encoded in one Plasmodium berghei ANKA genome assembly, chromosome: 11 genomic window:
- a CDS encoding glucosamine 6-phosphate N-acetyltransferase, putative: MEDSHKEKNIPEINDCDSFKEFYLDILSKKKVLYKYVFTWNNYKFKFKLMSTYYEYLIICNQMLRDVTTCNIFFGPSLFFEMIGKSFYYPYVLYIYDYDNNNNNNVPYQNTSSYINTVQFEKSLILNIEDIIKKGIEKNNRYFKKSNKDYNASKTILDPNDIYSELQNYNLKNKKIVGYVEIYLLFHMGRCFDSRIERLVVHKEYRNKSFGLLIMYICIYILKYLYYCNRCDLNVENEIALRIYKRLNFVNILTEVYRLYLHCNYNFLPNNFLTKNDKESIQKFMNSVSKEETN; the protein is encoded by the coding sequence atggaagATTCacataaagaaaaaaatatcccTGAAATAAACGATTGTGATAGTTTCAAAGAGTTTTATTTAGATATATTGAGCAAAAAGAAAgtgttatataaatatgttttcaCATGGAATAAttacaaatttaaatttaaattaatgtCAActtattatgaatatttaattatatgtaaTCAAATGCTAAGAGATGTTACAACatgcaatatattttttgggccatctttattttttgaaatgaTAGGGAaatctttttattatccttacgttttatacatttatgattatgataataataataataataatgttcCATATCAAAACACATcttcatatattaatacagtgcaatttgaaaaatcgcttatattaaatattgaagatatcataaaaaaaggaattgaaaaaaataatcgatatttcaaaaaaagcAATAAAGACTATAATGCTAGTAAAACAATTTTAGATCCAAATGATATTTATTCGGAACTACAAAAttacaatttaaaaaataaaaaaatagttggTTATGTAGagatatatttgttatttcaCATGGGAAGATGCTTTGATTCAAGGATTGAACGACTTGTAGTTCATAAAgaatatagaaataaatcATTTGGTCTATTAATTAtgtacatatgtatatatatattgaaatatttatattattgcaATAGATGTGATTTAAATgtagaaaatgaaattgcTTTAAGAATATACAAAAGattaaattttgttaatatacTAACTGAAGTATATAGATTATATTTGCACtgtaattataattttttgccaaataattttttaacaaaaaatgataaagaaaGCATTCAAAAGTTTATGAATTCAGTTAGTAAGGAggaaacaaattaa
- a CDS encoding nicotinate phosphoribosyltransferase, putative: METKCNSDKDQLCNGCNGTSLNANLYLNKQNMEMRDANSILINNITIAQNNKSIYVNDVYITEDDLKELLLLKKKKQISQDSCNNILNGEISKKLTDDHENSINNNYSGNLVENTYTKGNLNTMQVIDKSVNKMASKDDSASSEVPTEDHKIISLMKCTKYLIENRINKNLDMPHSNTMNALFMDYYHLVMAYTFFRQKKHENISVFEIFFRKCPFKGEFAVLGGVHEVIKYINCFRFTQRQLEYIKKKMSHYEYIDEFVDYLKGVNGSRLSIHSMEEGSIVFANEPLITLEGPLLICQILESAILNLINYPTLIATNSMMHKISINQKTLAEFGCRRAQGPDGALSGSRYAYAGADFTSNVYASFLYDIPILGTMSHSFILSFKSDQSVPNKYLDNHDFLSIVNKNKEIIHKLYDCKNANESELLAFVAFAQINPKMFISLIDTYNTLESGIFNFLIVALSLHEINYKPIGIRIDSGDLKQLSNECKKIFIDISSKLNVPFNDLKICISNDINEKVIQTFNQDKHHIDMFAIGTNLITCQSQPSLGLVFKLVQINNQPCFKITNEHIKSNYPYKKMLYRLYTEDDCVSFDYIQHFNETQPLLNKEITCVDMLNQYKKTVITPKKIENKLLHIWDNGKLLITFKTIHELKQHTLNEIKKLKKDYFSTYNPIRYPVLFSENYHELYKKLI, translated from the coding sequence ATGGAAACCAAATGCAATAGTGACAAAGATCAGTTATGTAATGGGTGTAATGGAACAAGCCTGAATgctaatttatatttaaataaacaaaatatggAAATGAGAGATGCAAAttcaattttaattaataacaTCACGATCGcccaaaataataaatctatttatgtaaatgatgtatatataacagAAGATGATTTAAAAGAACTTTTGCttttgaaaaagaaaaaacagATATCTCAAGATTCATGTAATAACATACTTAATGGTGAAATatctaaaaaattaacGGATGACCATGAAAATtccataaataataattatagtGGAAATCTAGTTGAGAATACTTATACTAAGGGGAATCTAAACACTATGCAAGTGATAGATAAATctgtaaataaaatggcCTCAAAAGATGATTCCGCATCCAGTGAAGTTCCTACCGAAGatcataaaattatatcgCTAATGAAATGTACcaaatatttaatagaGAATcgaataaacaaaaatttagATATGCCACATAGCAATACTATGAATGCTCTTTTTATGGATTACTATCATTTGGTTATGgcatatacattttttagacaaaaaaaacatgaaaatatatcagtcttcgaaatattttttcgtaAATGCCCTTTTAAAGGAGAATTTGCTGTTTTAGGAGGTGTGCATGaagttataaaatatattaattgttTTCGTTTTACACAAAGACAAttagaatatataaaaaaaaaaatgtcaCATTATGAGTATATTGACGAGTTTGttgattatttaaaagGTGTAAACGGATCTCGCTTATCTATTCATAGTATGGAAGAAGGGTCAATAGTTTTTGCGAATGAACCATTAATAACATTAGAAGGAccattattaatatgtCAGATATTAGAAAGCGCTATTTTAAATCTAATAAATTATCCTACTTTAATAGCTACAAATAGTATGATGCATAAAATTTCCATAAATCAAAAAACATTAGCTGAATTTGGTTGTAGAAGAGCTCAAGGGCCGGATGGAGCATTAAGTGGATCGAGATATGCTTATGCTGGAGCCGATTTTACATCAAATGTATATGCATCTTTTCTATATGATATACCTATATTAGGAACAATGTCAcattcatttatattatcgtTTAAAAGTGATCAATCTGTAcctaataaatatttagataatcatgattttttaagtatagtaaataaaaataaagaaattatcCATAAGTTATATGATTGCAAAAATGCTAATGAAAGTGAATTATTGGCATTTGTGGCTTTTGCTCAAATTAATCCAAAGATGTTCATTAGCTTAATAGATACATATAACACACTAGAATCGGGAATTTTCAACTTTCTAATAGTAGCATTATCGTTacatgaaataaattataagcCTATTGGTATACGAATCGATTCCGGTGatttaaaacaattatcaaatgaatgtaaaaaaatatttattgatATATCAAGTAAGTTAAATGTTCCTTTTAATGACCTCAAAATTTGTATTAGTAATGATATCAATGAAAAAGTAATTCAAACTTTCAATCAAGATAAGCATCATATTGATATGTTTGCCATTGgaacaaatttaattacATGCCAATCACAGCCATCATTAGGTCTTGTTTTTAAGTTAGTGCAAATTAATAATCAACCATGCtttaaaataacaaatgaGCATATAAAATCGAATTAcccatataaaaaaatgcttTATAGATTATATACTGAAGATGATTGTGTATCATTTGATTATATACAACATTTCAATGAAACCCAACCTTTGCTAAACAAAGAAATTACATGTGTTGATATGCTAAaccaatataaaaaaacagtTATTACACCcaaaaaaatcgaaaataaattattgcATATATGGGATAACGGGAAATTATTAATCACCTTCAAGACAATACACGAATTAAAACAGCATacattaaatgaaataaaaaaattaaaaaaagactATTTTTCTACATATAACCCAATACGATACCCTGTTCTCTTTTCTGAAAATTACCACGaactatataaaaaattaatttaa
- a CDS encoding DnaJ protein, putative — protein sequence MIQRKIYFTLVILAVLSTIQINKRWNKYVNAWFGRGEQEDDDYNNTKLYKVLEVDKYASTEEIKKAYRKLSKIYHPDKAKDKNSNNRFNEIAEAYEILSDEEKRRMYDNYGLNAAKNVESNKMDDDPSDHFNIYESFFGGGFRREEVKKAESLILPIELSLEQLYKGDIFSIYYTRDVKCLRSDDCIMKKKECSGKGYRTVTQQVAPGFIMQNKIRDDNCIDRGKAWDSKCSYCQNGLIEGKSIELTLEIEPGTKNNDKILFEKKGKQQIGHENGDLVFLVQTKNHKMYERKNNDLHQTYQISLKDALIGFSKDIHHISGTPIRITKNTVTFHNEVLKVQNKGMPIKNSSQYGNLYIKFMVQFPDKLTEKQKEAIVDLF from the coding sequence ATGATAcagagaaaaatatattttacattgGTTATTTTAGCTGTTTTAAGCacaatacaaataaataaaagatggaataaatatgtaaatgCATGGTTTGGGCGTGGGGAACAAGAAGATGATGACTATAAcaatacaaaattatataaggTGTTAGAAGTAGATAAATATGCAAGTAccgaagaaataaaaaaggcTTATAGGAAATTATccaaaatatatcatcCAGATAAAgcaaaagataaaaattcaaataatcGTTTTAACGAAATAGCTGAAGcttatgaaatattaagtgatgaagaaaaaagaagaatGTATGATAATTATGGGTTAAACGCTGCAAAGAATGTAGAAAGTAATAAAATGGATGATGATCCATCAGATCATTTTAACATTTATGAAAGTTTTTTTGGTGGTGGTTTTAGAAGAGAAGAAGTTAAAAAAGCAGAAAGCCTAATATTACCAATAGAGTTGAGTTTAGAACAATTGTATAAAGGAGATATATTTTcgatatattatacaagGGATGTAAAATGCTTAAGAAGTGATGATtgtattatgaaaaaaaaagaatgtAGTGGCAAAGGCTATAGAACTGTAACACAACAAGTCGCTCCAGGTTTTATTatgcaaaataaaataagagATGATAATTGTATAGATAGGGGAAAGGCATGGGATTCGAAATGCTCATATTGCCAAAATGGACTAATTGAAGGAAAAAGTATTGAATTAACATTAGAAATTGAACCTGGaactaaaaataatgataaaattttatttgaaaaaaaaggaaaacaACAAATTGGCCATGAAAATGGAGATTTAGTTTTTCTTGTTCAAACAAAAAACCATAAGATGTATgagagaaaaaataacgaTTTACATCAAACATATCAAATTAGTTTAAAGGATGCTCTAATTGGATTCTCAAAAGATATACATCATATTAGTGGTACACCTATTCGTATAACCAAAAATACCGTCACTTTTCATAATGAAGTTCTTAAAGTACAAAATAAAGGTATGCCGATTAAAAATTCAAGTCAATATGGCAATCTTTACATTAAATTTATGGTACAATTTCCTGATAAGTTAACAGAGAAGCAAAAGGAAGCTATTGTTGATTTgttctaa